In a genomic window of Bradyrhizobium sp. LLZ17:
- a CDS encoding ABC transporter ATP-binding protein, whose product MKVMPSRSSEWVRPVTSQQPASAIIEIDHVSQVFQTSARNDHLALSDISLTIEERAFVSILGPSGCGKSTLLYIVGGFVSPTSGTARIKGRTITGPGPDRGPVFQEFALFPWKTVLGNVMYGPRQQGVGATEVEVQSRALIEMVGLKGYENFYPKELSGGMKQRVALARTLAYHPEVLLMDEPFGALDAHTRTRLQNDLLNIWERDRKTVLFVTHSVDEAVFLSDKVVMMSKSPGRIRQVIDIDLPRPRRRSELLLDPRYQKYVVDIERMFDESDEVRLPS is encoded by the coding sequence ATGAAGGTAATGCCTTCGAGATCGAGCGAATGGGTGAGACCGGTGACGTCACAACAGCCGGCTTCCGCGATCATCGAGATCGACCACGTCTCGCAGGTCTTTCAAACCTCGGCGCGCAACGATCATTTGGCGTTGTCGGATATCTCGCTGACGATCGAAGAGCGGGCCTTTGTCTCCATTCTTGGTCCGTCGGGCTGTGGCAAGTCGACACTGCTCTACATCGTCGGCGGTTTCGTCAGTCCGACCAGCGGGACGGCGAGAATCAAGGGACGCACGATCACGGGGCCGGGCCCGGATCGCGGACCGGTGTTCCAGGAGTTCGCACTGTTTCCCTGGAAGACGGTCCTCGGCAACGTGATGTATGGCCCGCGCCAGCAAGGCGTGGGTGCCACTGAGGTCGAGGTCCAAAGCCGTGCCTTGATCGAGATGGTCGGCCTCAAGGGTTACGAAAACTTCTATCCAAAGGAATTGTCGGGCGGCATGAAGCAACGCGTCGCACTGGCGCGGACGCTCGCGTATCATCCCGAAGTCCTGTTGATGGACGAGCCCTTCGGTGCGCTCGACGCCCACACGCGAACACGCCTGCAGAACGATCTCCTGAATATCTGGGAACGCGATCGCAAAACGGTGTTGTTCGTCACCCATTCAGTCGACGAAGCCGTTTTCCTGTCCGATAAGGTCGTGATGATGTCGAAATCTCCAGGTCGTATTCGACAGGTCATCGACATCGATCTACCGCGCCCGCGCCGCCGCAGCGAACTGTTGCTCGACCCGCGGTACCAGAAATACGTCGTCGACATCGAGCGCATGTTCGATGAGAGCGACGAAGTTCGGTTACCGTCGTGA
- a CDS encoding peptidase M29 — protein MLADRIEAKWIDAFCEIFERCAVRAGDTAAILSETQSRALNVHLAELALLRMGARPFHVVIPTSRNRNIVPVRSTGASEAIQKLGPVISALQQAGFVVDCTIEGLMHAAETPEILKAGARILVISNEHPEALERMVPDSALEKRVRAAAKMLRGTKRMRVTSKAGTALDVDMVGASTVGVWGWTDKPGTLAHWPGGIVVSFPKSGTINGTLVMAPGDINLTFKRYLTSPIKMTLKDDYVVELDGEGADAAMMRAYLAAWGDREAYAVSHVGFGMNPGARYEALSMYDQRDTNGTEIRAVSGNFLFSTGANEFAGRYTAGHFDLPMMGTTIELDGVAVVREGVLQDIFG, from the coding sequence ATGCTGGCTGATCGCATCGAAGCAAAATGGATCGACGCATTCTGCGAGATTTTTGAGCGATGCGCGGTCAGGGCGGGTGATACCGCGGCAATCCTCTCGGAGACGCAGTCGCGCGCGTTGAATGTGCACCTGGCTGAGCTTGCTCTACTGCGCATGGGGGCGCGGCCGTTTCACGTGGTGATACCGACGTCCCGCAACCGCAATATCGTGCCGGTCCGCTCGACAGGAGCGAGCGAGGCCATCCAGAAACTTGGGCCAGTCATCAGCGCGCTCCAGCAGGCGGGCTTCGTGGTGGATTGCACCATAGAAGGCCTGATGCACGCGGCGGAGACACCCGAGATTTTGAAGGCCGGTGCGCGGATCCTCGTGATTTCCAACGAGCATCCTGAGGCGCTGGAGCGGATGGTCCCGGATTCGGCCCTCGAGAAGCGCGTTCGCGCTGCAGCGAAGATGCTGCGCGGGACCAAGCGGATGCGAGTCACATCAAAAGCGGGGACCGCTCTCGACGTCGACATGGTCGGAGCTTCGACAGTCGGCGTATGGGGCTGGACAGACAAACCCGGCACGCTAGCGCACTGGCCCGGCGGCATTGTCGTGAGCTTTCCCAAGAGCGGGACGATCAACGGCACGCTGGTGATGGCGCCGGGCGACATCAATCTCACCTTCAAGCGCTATCTGACCTCGCCGATTAAAATGACGTTGAAGGATGACTATGTCGTCGAGCTGGACGGCGAGGGCGCGGATGCGGCGATGATGCGGGCTTATCTCGCCGCTTGGGGTGATCGCGAGGCCTATGCGGTATCGCATGTTGGCTTCGGCATGAATCCGGGCGCGCGCTACGAGGCGCTCTCGATGTACGACCAGCGCGACACCAACGGCACGGAGATCCGCGCGGTCTCCGGCAATTTCCTGTTCTCGACCGGCGCCAACGAATTCGCCGGCCGCTACACGGCAGGCCATTTCGACCTGCCGATGATGGGAACCACCATCGAGCTCGACGGGGTCGCGGTCGTCCGCGAAGGCGTGCTTCAGGATATCTTCGGCTGA
- a CDS encoding ABC transporter permease: MRSRLTPMNIALGIAPIAFVIAVWQGLVSSGLAPAVLLPPPGYVFSRLLQQLVTWTFQQEIAATLVRLFAGFAIAVVLGVSIGIAAAASPAINAVVRPIVRVLAPLPKVALYPALLLLLGFGHGSKITLVAADALFPILLSTYYGASSVEQKLIWSAMAAGTPRYEILFKVVLPAAMPSILTGCRIGLVISCIVVFLAEMITSTDGLGHVLVTAARTFQAVDMFVPLITISLLGLILNGLLGALRSYLLRGFPEA, translated from the coding sequence ATGAGATCGCGCCTTACCCCAATGAATATTGCTCTCGGGATCGCACCGATCGCATTTGTGATCGCGGTGTGGCAAGGGCTGGTGTCATCCGGCCTCGCACCCGCTGTCTTGCTTCCGCCCCCGGGATATGTCTTCAGCCGGCTGCTGCAACAGCTTGTCACGTGGACGTTCCAGCAGGAGATCGCGGCAACTCTTGTTCGTCTGTTTGCCGGCTTTGCGATTGCGGTCGTGCTTGGGGTGAGCATAGGCATCGCTGCCGCCGCAAGTCCCGCGATCAATGCTGTCGTTCGACCGATCGTGCGCGTGCTCGCGCCTTTGCCCAAGGTCGCGCTTTATCCGGCGCTGTTGCTGCTGCTCGGTTTCGGCCACGGATCGAAGATCACTCTGGTGGCTGCCGACGCCTTGTTCCCCATTTTGCTGTCAACCTATTATGGCGCGTCGAGCGTCGAGCAGAAGCTGATCTGGTCGGCCATGGCGGCGGGAACGCCGCGGTATGAAATTCTGTTCAAGGTGGTGTTGCCGGCCGCCATGCCGTCGATCCTGACCGGCTGCAGGATCGGTCTTGTCATTTCCTGCATCGTGGTGTTTCTGGCGGAGATGATTACGTCGACGGACGGGCTGGGTCATGTCCTCGTCACCGCGGCCCGGACCTTTCAGGCCGTCGACATGTTCGTGCCGCTGATTACGATCTCGCTGCTTGGTCTGATCCTGAACGGACTGTTGGGGGCCTTGCGATCATACCTTTTACGGGGCTTTCCCGAAGCGTGA
- a CDS encoding ABC transporter permease: MISSATLAKRAAPVFACIGLLAVWQIASLALKNDSFPTAIEAVRAIPDILGDKESLINILASLRRMAMGFGGAVLVSIPLGLLMGRSRAVAAFFNPLLMVIYPVPKAALMPIIMLWLGVGDITKTLVIFLGVSLPVIYHSFEGAKAVEEKMLWSGAAMGLSALQRLVRIVLPAALPEILTGCRTGLVLALITMITSEMIARQSGAGNILFNALDMGQYDTVYAMIIIVGAMGICLDAMFERVRARLVRWSEPQFDLPLSFS, encoded by the coding sequence GTGATATCGTCGGCGACCTTGGCTAAGCGTGCTGCGCCGGTGTTCGCCTGCATCGGGCTGCTTGCGGTATGGCAGATCGCCTCGCTGGCGCTGAAGAACGACAGCTTTCCGACCGCGATCGAGGCGGTCCGTGCGATCCCGGACATCCTTGGCGACAAGGAGTCCTTGATCAACATTCTGGCCTCGCTTCGCCGCATGGCGATGGGATTCGGCGGGGCGGTGCTTGTTTCGATTCCCTTGGGCCTGTTGATGGGGCGCAGCCGCGCGGTCGCGGCTTTTTTCAATCCGCTGTTGATGGTCATCTACCCGGTCCCGAAGGCCGCACTGATGCCGATCATCATGCTGTGGCTGGGGGTCGGCGACATCACCAAGACGCTGGTTATCTTTCTCGGGGTCAGTCTGCCTGTGATCTATCACAGCTTTGAGGGTGCGAAAGCCGTCGAGGAGAAGATGCTGTGGTCGGGCGCGGCAATGGGACTCTCGGCGCTACAGCGCTTGGTTCGGATCGTGCTGCCTGCCGCGCTGCCGGAAATCCTGACCGGCTGCCGCACTGGGCTTGTGCTGGCACTGATCACGATGATCACCAGTGAGATGATCGCTCGCCAGTCCGGCGCCGGGAACATCTTGTTCAACGCACTCGACATGGGGCAGTATGACACGGTGTATGCGATGATCATCATCGTGGGTGCGATGGGCATCTGCCTGGATGCGATGTTCGAGCGGGTCCGCGCCAGGCTTGTACGATGGTCCGAGCCTCAGTTCGATCTGCCCCTGAGCTTCTCATGA